In one Fundulus heteroclitus isolate FHET01 chromosome 3, MU-UCD_Fhet_4.1, whole genome shotgun sequence genomic region, the following are encoded:
- the faxcb gene encoding failed axon connections homolog isoform X3, which translates to MSALGSESWWKKTLYITGGALLAAAAYLLHELLAIRKEQELDSKDAIILHQFSRPKNGIPSLSPFCLKIETYLRMLDLPYQNYFDGKLSPQGKMPWIEYNHEQVSGSDFIVDFLEEKLGVNLNINLSPQEIAVSRAVTKMVEEHLYWTLAYCQWVDNVEETQKLLAMTGPLSDTLKWLLSHLNGSMVRREMYGHGIGRFSKEEVYTLMEKDMRTLATLLGDKKYFMGSKMSTLDATVFGHLAQAMWTLPGTRPEQLIKGELINLAMFCERMRRKFWPEWFVEVEDLYYDGDSESSSGGSPAGLLDFGLFSRTDTLDDSDSSSQSARHTHSPSPESDRSLFDSDVGTGSENDIQLKEETMPDLEV; encoded by the exons gAAGGAGCAGGAGTTGGACTCTAAAGATGCCATCATCCTCCACCAGTTCTCCAGACCAAAGAACGGCATCCCCAGCCTCTCCCCCTTCTGCCTCAAAATAGAGACGTACCTGCGCATGTTGGATCTGCCTTACCAG AACTACTTTGACGGAAAGCTGTCACCGCAGGGGAAGATGCCATGGATCGAGTACAACCACGAGCAGGTGTCGGGGTCGGACTTCATCGTGGACTTCCTGGAGGAGAAGCTGGGGGTCAACTTGAACATCAACCTCAGCCCACAAGAAATAGCTGTGTCCAGAGCGGTGACCAAGATGGTTGAGGAGCACCTGTACTG GACATTAGCGTACTGCCAGTGGGTGGACAACGTTGAAGAAACCCAGAAGCTGCTGGCAATGACTGGTCCTCTAAGTGACACCCTGAAGTGGCTGCTGAGCCACCTGAACGGTAGCATGGTGCGCAGAGAGATGTACGGCCACGGCATCGGCCGCTTCTCCAAGGAGGAGGTCTACACGCTAATGGAGAAGGACATGAGAACCCTGGCCACGCTGCTGG GAGATAAGAAATACTTTATGGGCTCCAAGATGTCAACATTAGATGCCACGGTGTTCGGCCATCTAGCTCAGGCTATGTGGACTCTACCTGGGACCCGGCCAGAGCAACTCATCAAAG GAGAGCTGATCAACCTGGCCATGTTCTGTGAACGGATGCGCAGGAAGTTCTGGCCCGAGTGGTTCGTGGAGGTGGAGGACCTTTACTACGACGGAGACAGCGagagcagcagcggcggcagcCCTGCAGGCCTGCTGGACTTCGGCCTGTTCTCCAGGACTGACACTCTGGACGACAGCGACAGCAGCAGCCAGTCagccagacacacacactccccctcCCCTGAGTCGGACCGCTCGCTTTTTGACTCGGACGTGGGGACGGGCTCTGAAAATGACATTCAGCTCAAAGAGGAGACCATGCCAGACCTCGAGGTTTGA